One window of the Brevibacterium limosum genome contains the following:
- a CDS encoding ABC transporter ATP-binding protein produces the protein MSTPSTAGASSPLIAENLDLAYDQRQIVNDLDVSIPDGKFSIIVGPNACGKSTLLRALARLLPPAKGAVLLDGNNIAKMKTKKIAQRLGLLPQSSIAPEGITVAELVSRGRHPHQSFLRQWTDADETAVLSALRATNTEELSSRLVDELSGGQRQRVWVAMVLAQETSLLLLDEPTTFLDVAYQIELLDLFSQLNHEYGHTLVAVLHDLNQACRYADEIIAMKNGAIVAQGPPETIITSELVQEVFGIECTVIDDPVTDAPMIVAGAPKKTFAQR, from the coding sequence ATGAGCACTCCCTCCACCGCCGGCGCATCTTCACCGCTGATCGCCGAGAACCTCGATCTGGCCTATGACCAGCGCCAGATCGTCAACGATCTCGATGTGAGCATTCCGGACGGAAAGTTCTCCATCATCGTCGGTCCCAATGCCTGCGGCAAGTCGACCCTTCTGCGGGCCCTCGCCCGGCTGCTGCCGCCGGCGAAGGGCGCAGTGCTGCTCGACGGGAACAACATCGCGAAGATGAAGACGAAGAAGATCGCCCAACGGCTGGGCCTTCTCCCGCAGTCGTCCATCGCCCCGGAAGGGATCACGGTCGCCGAGCTCGTCTCCCGCGGGCGTCATCCCCACCAGTCGTTCCTGCGCCAGTGGACCGACGCTGATGAAACCGCGGTGCTGTCGGCGCTGCGGGCGACGAACACCGAAGAGCTGTCCTCACGACTCGTCGATGAGCTCTCCGGCGGTCAGCGCCAACGCGTCTGGGTAGCCATGGTGCTCGCCCAGGAGACCTCCCTCCTGCTGCTCGACGAACCGACGACCTTCCTCGACGTCGCTTACCAGATCGAGCTGCTCGACCTGTTCTCGCAGCTCAACCACGAATACGGGCACACGCTCGTCGCCGTCCTCCACGACCTCAACCAAGCATGCCGGTACGCCGATGAGATCATTGCGATGAAGAACGGCGCAATCGTCGCTCAGGGACCGCCGGAGACGATCATCACCTCGGAACTCGTCCAAGAGGTGTTCGGCATCGAATGCACGGTCATCGACGATCCGGTCACGGATGCTCCGATGATCGTGGCAGGAGCACCGAAGAAGACCTTCGCCCAGCGGTGA
- a CDS encoding S1 family peptidase: MQKKLVQSSLALAAATALGLGGAFVAGPAAADAPKTLKVQTEAQMQEAVDTYLAGDDGKLPEEIGQIGFKANTLHIGAVEKTAAVEELAKKYGNVDVQVGPEFASFEAQGKRDLVGGAGYITKAPHGPEGAGGACSTGFAGWDRSGNQVVITAGHCAEELDDDANSLGEAPLWDMELPSSAEAAGSEQSELAGVGAPGSWGKHQFGYVSDADAPPVGSEAEAIDIASINVASGFTTKSEVTTWDDSAIEAEDLSLKTVPVNTIGNPTRGAAVTKSGRTTGVTQGTVAPAEGELDYANVSGHLVHGMKVLPDGEAFSAPGDSGGAVYQGETAVGVISGGNGSFSWVSDLKYSLDQAGIDFQLTKPDDGNDDENADAQADGENADAQADGENADAQADGDEVNANSDENADNNGSSSAEGNDANEDAKGNADGGSAADGKDSDGADNADGTDDEADSDSDGDEKPEAPKVGDQTVVEGGKITGKAAPNAEVKLTWKPAGANAGSAQAAPAEGTVTVKTDADGNFSAEAPAEAGDYNYTAVVNANGQTSAATQFVVTVEAEEAPAERNLTVDPKEISASDFVKEDKGVQITAEGFEEGEQVSLEVVAGPDNVEGITLEETADADGVVGFSIYGTSASNPEAYLGKYDLEVTGANDTEDEEALTGSFEVVADEDGNGGGDDGDDNGNDDGNGDGGGSDLPRTGAELTGLAAGAGLLLVGGAAVVLTMRRKKNN; the protein is encoded by the coding sequence ATGCAGAAGAAACTCGTGCAGAGTTCGCTGGCGCTGGCAGCAGCGACAGCACTCGGCCTCGGCGGCGCATTCGTCGCGGGGCCCGCGGCGGCTGATGCGCCGAAGACCCTTAAAGTCCAGACCGAGGCGCAGATGCAAGAGGCCGTGGACACGTATCTTGCTGGTGACGACGGTAAGCTCCCCGAAGAGATTGGGCAGATCGGGTTCAAGGCGAATACCCTCCACATCGGAGCAGTCGAGAAGACCGCCGCTGTCGAAGAACTGGCAAAGAAGTACGGCAACGTTGACGTCCAGGTCGGTCCGGAGTTTGCCTCGTTTGAGGCGCAAGGGAAGAGGGACCTCGTCGGCGGTGCAGGTTATATCACCAAAGCTCCTCATGGGCCCGAAGGTGCGGGCGGAGCTTGCTCAACCGGATTTGCTGGCTGGGATAGGAGTGGCAATCAGGTCGTCATTACAGCAGGACACTGCGCCGAAGAGCTTGACGACGACGCTAACTCCCTTGGTGAGGCTCCACTTTGGGACATGGAGCTGCCATCCAGTGCTGAAGCGGCCGGTTCAGAGCAGTCTGAGCTAGCGGGCGTTGGGGCACCAGGCAGCTGGGGCAAACACCAGTTTGGCTATGTATCTGATGCCGATGCGCCTCCCGTCGGAAGCGAAGCGGAAGCCATTGATATTGCGAGCATCAATGTTGCAAGCGGTTTCACTACAAAGTCTGAGGTCACCACCTGGGACGACTCGGCAATCGAGGCCGAGGACCTCTCGTTGAAAACGGTTCCTGTCAACACGATCGGGAACCCCACCAGAGGTGCGGCTGTTACAAAGTCAGGACGGACCACTGGGGTTACCCAGGGAACAGTTGCTCCTGCCGAGGGTGAGCTGGATTACGCAAACGTCAGTGGCCATCTGGTTCATGGCATGAAGGTTCTCCCTGACGGTGAGGCGTTCTCAGCTCCGGGCGATTCAGGGGGAGCTGTCTATCAGGGTGAAACCGCTGTCGGTGTCATCTCGGGCGGAAACGGCTCGTTTAGCTGGGTTTCCGACCTCAAATACTCGCTTGATCAGGCAGGCATCGATTTCCAGCTGACCAAGCCGGATGACGGCAACGATGATGAGAACGCTGACGCTCAGGCCGACGGCGAGAACGCTGACGCTCAGGCCGACGGCGAGAACGCTGACGCTCAGGCCGACGGCGATGAGGTGAACGCCAACTCCGATGAAAACGCCGACAACAACGGCAGCTCGTCGGCTGAAGGTAACGACGCGAACGAGGACGCCAAGGGCAACGCTGACGGCGGCTCCGCAGCTGATGGCAAGGACTCCGATGGAGCCGACAACGCCGACGGCACGGATGATGAAGCTGATTCCGACTCTGACGGTGACGAGAAGCCCGAAGCTCCCAAGGTCGGAGACCAGACGGTCGTTGAAGGTGGAAAGATCACCGGCAAGGCTGCTCCGAATGCTGAAGTGAAGCTGACCTGGAAGCCTGCTGGCGCCAACGCCGGTTCTGCTCAGGCCGCACCTGCCGAGGGCACCGTGACTGTCAAGACCGACGCTGACGGCAACTTCTCCGCTGAGGCTCCTGCCGAAGCTGGCGACTACAACTACACCGCAGTCGTCAATGCGAATGGTCAGACTTCTGCTGCAACCCAGTTCGTCGTGACTGTCGAGGCTGAAGAAGCCCCTGCCGAGCGCAACCTGACTGTCGACCCGAAGGAAATCTCCGCTTCGGACTTCGTGAAGGAAGACAAGGGCGTGCAGATCACCGCTGAAGGCTTCGAAGAGGGCGAGCAGGTCTCCCTCGAAGTCGTTGCCGGTCCGGACAACGTCGAGGGCATCACTCTCGAGGAGACCGCCGACGCTGACGGAGTCGTCGGCTTCTCGATCTACGGCACCAGCGCTTCGAACCCCGAGGCTTACCTCGGTAAGTACGACCTCGAGGTCACCGGAGCCAATGACACCGAAGACGAAGAAGCCCTCACCGGCTCATTCGAGGTCGTTGCCGACGAAGACGGTAACGGTGGCGGCGACGATGGTGACGACAACGGCAACGATGATGGAAACGGTGACGGCGGCGGATCTGATCTGCCTCGCACCGGTGCCGAGCTGACCGGCCTGGCCGCCGGAGCCGGACTGCTCCTCGTCGGTGGAGCCGCTGTTGTTCTGACCATGCGCCGCAAGAAGAACAACTGA
- a CDS encoding FecCD family ABC transporter permease, which yields MVRVFGFRIDLRVVITAGIITLLALACGFAGLMLGKFSLTPTEVFQGLFGAAEKRIVNTVVGEWRAPRIIAGIVLGAGLGVSGAVFQSLTRNPLGSPDIIGFSTGAYTGGIVTIIVFGTSFVSTAAGAIIGGLLTAVVVYLLTWKGGVQGFRLIIVGIALTAMLNAFNTWLIMRADLELAMAAATWGAGTLNGMGWSTIAPAAVATIVLGLACGLFARDLGTLELGDDTAKALGVRNEPIRAVLIVIAVALVAMVTAAAGPIAFVALAAPQIGRRIARAQGTSLLTSAAVGALLLVGADLITQHAFGDIQLPVGVITVSIGGIYLIWLLIQEARKAS from the coding sequence ATGGTGCGCGTCTTCGGATTCCGCATCGACCTGCGGGTCGTCATCACCGCAGGAATCATCACTCTACTGGCATTGGCCTGCGGGTTCGCCGGTCTCATGCTCGGCAAGTTCTCGCTGACTCCGACCGAAGTCTTCCAGGGACTGTTCGGTGCCGCGGAGAAGCGCATCGTCAACACCGTAGTCGGGGAGTGGCGGGCACCGCGCATCATCGCCGGAATCGTCCTCGGGGCCGGACTCGGAGTCTCCGGAGCGGTATTCCAATCGCTGACGCGCAACCCTCTCGGCTCTCCCGACATCATCGGTTTCTCCACCGGTGCCTACACCGGCGGCATCGTCACGATCATCGTCTTCGGCACGAGCTTCGTCTCCACTGCGGCAGGAGCGATCATCGGCGGGCTCCTCACCGCAGTGGTCGTCTACCTGCTCACGTGGAAGGGCGGTGTCCAGGGATTCCGGCTCATCATCGTGGGAATCGCTCTGACGGCCATGCTCAATGCCTTCAACACCTGGCTGATCATGCGCGCCGACCTTGAGCTCGCGATGGCTGCTGCCACCTGGGGCGCCGGCACCCTCAATGGAATGGGCTGGTCGACGATCGCCCCGGCAGCTGTGGCCACGATCGTCCTCGGACTCGCCTGCGGTCTCTTCGCCAGAGACCTGGGAACCTTGGAACTCGGCGATGACACGGCGAAGGCCCTGGGCGTACGCAATGAGCCCATCCGAGCCGTGCTCATCGTCATCGCCGTCGCTCTCGTCGCCATGGTCACAGCCGCCGCCGGGCCGATCGCCTTCGTCGCCTTGGCCGCCCCGCAGATCGGACGGCGGATCGCCCGGGCGCAGGGCACCAGCCTGCTGACCTCTGCGGCGGTCGGAGCACTGCTCCTCGTCGGCGCTGATCTCATCACCCAACATGCTTTCGGTGACATCCAGCTGCCCGTGGGCGTGATCACAGTGAGCATCGGCGGCATCTACCTCATCTGGCTCCTCATCCAAGAAGCTCGGAAGGCATCATGA
- a CDS encoding iron chelate uptake ABC transporter family permease subunit, giving the protein MTGSATSAEAKPHPDTSHSTGGSLRIRRVLGLVAAIVTLIVVVAASLAIGARDMPISEVFGAFFAPTGSDDQLVVLELRLPRTVLGILVGMGLGLAGGLIQALTRNPLADPGILGVNAGASLAITIGVAFFGISSITGYIWFAFGGALVATVGVYVIGSAGRSRTVDPIRLILAGVAVAAVLTGLTKAILLTNERAFDAFRSWDVGAIAGRDFDTITAILPFMIIGTVLALALSHSLNAVALGDDLAASLGTSVNRTRVLSILAVTLLAGAATAAAGPIGFIGLMIPHIARWIVGPDQRWILGYSLVLSPILLLASDVIGRVVMKPGELQVGVVTAFVGAPVLIALVRRKKASGL; this is encoded by the coding sequence ATGACCGGTTCCGCCACCTCTGCCGAGGCGAAACCGCATCCCGACACCAGTCATTCGACCGGTGGGAGCCTGCGGATCAGACGAGTGCTGGGACTGGTCGCGGCGATCGTCACGCTCATCGTCGTGGTCGCAGCGTCCTTGGCCATCGGCGCGCGGGATATGCCGATCTCGGAAGTTTTCGGAGCCTTCTTCGCACCCACCGGAAGCGACGATCAGCTCGTCGTCCTCGAACTGCGCCTGCCGCGGACCGTGCTCGGCATCCTCGTCGGCATGGGACTGGGTCTGGCAGGCGGGCTCATCCAAGCTCTGACTCGCAATCCCTTGGCCGACCCGGGCATCCTCGGCGTCAACGCCGGAGCCTCCCTGGCGATTACGATCGGGGTCGCATTCTTCGGGATCTCTTCGATCACCGGGTACATCTGGTTCGCCTTCGGGGGCGCCCTCGTCGCCACTGTCGGCGTCTATGTCATCGGGTCCGCGGGCCGCAGTCGCACGGTCGATCCGATCCGCCTTATTCTGGCCGGAGTCGCCGTCGCTGCTGTGCTCACCGGGCTGACCAAAGCGATCCTGCTGACCAACGAACGTGCCTTCGACGCCTTCCGGTCCTGGGACGTCGGCGCGATCGCCGGCCGTGACTTCGATACGATCACCGCGATCCTGCCGTTCATGATCATCGGCACGGTGCTCGCGCTGGCACTGTCCCATTCACTCAACGCAGTCGCCCTCGGCGACGACCTGGCCGCCAGCCTCGGCACCTCGGTCAACCGCACCCGAGTGCTCTCCATCCTCGCGGTGACCCTTCTGGCCGGAGCCGCTACGGCCGCTGCCGGACCGATCGGATTCATCGGCCTGATGATTCCGCATATCGCCCGGTGGATCGTCGGTCCCGACCAGCGGTGGATCCTCGGCTACTCACTCGTTCTCTCACCCATTCTGCTCCTGGCCTCGGACGTCATCGGCAGAGTCGTGATGAAACCCGGCGAACTCCAGGTCGGAGTCGTCACCGCGTTCGTCGGCGCTCCGGTGCTCATCGCCCTTGTCCGCCGGAAGAAGGCGAGCGGCCTGTGA
- a CDS encoding SufE family protein: MTETTTPKTDDLPEALAEIVTDFAETPTDDRLQVLLEFAMDLPDLPEKYTDHPELLEPVPECQSPIFLVTEVADPEAGEQAEVRLHFSAPPEAPTTRGFAGILHEGLDGASAEAILSVPADLPLRLSMSEVVSPLRLRGMSGMLSRIQRQVSERIGKITAE, translated from the coding sequence ATGACTGAGACCACGACGCCCAAGACCGATGACCTGCCGGAGGCGCTGGCAGAGATCGTCACAGATTTCGCCGAAACCCCGACCGATGACCGTCTGCAGGTGCTGCTGGAATTCGCGATGGACCTTCCGGACCTGCCCGAGAAGTACACGGATCACCCCGAACTGCTCGAGCCCGTCCCCGAATGCCAGTCGCCGATCTTCCTCGTCACCGAGGTGGCCGACCCCGAGGCGGGGGAGCAGGCAGAAGTGCGGCTGCACTTCTCCGCACCCCCAGAGGCACCGACGACGCGCGGATTCGCCGGGATCCTCCACGAAGGACTCGACGGAGCCAGCGCCGAGGCGATCCTGTCGGTGCCGGCCGACCTGCCGCTGCGCCTGTCGATGTCGGAGGTCGTCAGCCCACTGAGGCTGCGCGGAATGAGCGGGATGCTCTCCCGGATCCAGCGTCAGGTGTCCGAGAGGATCGGCAAGATCACAGCCGAGTGA
- a CDS encoding DinB family protein: protein MTLPLTDPSNAPSERHGLEEFLDYFRQVVRRKAYGLTPDQLNHTVASSSLTIGGILRHLTLVEESWFVEVLQGKELGEPWSSVDWNTDRDWDFESAAGMTAEELLVVHEQSCEVSRGILAEVVNLDTRTERCDSDGEKFNVRWVLIHLIEEYARHAGHADLLREDIDGEIGD from the coding sequence ATGACCCTGCCATTGACCGACCCGAGCAACGCTCCGAGCGAACGCCATGGACTGGAAGAGTTCCTCGACTACTTTCGACAGGTGGTCAGACGCAAGGCCTATGGGCTCACGCCTGACCAGCTGAACCACACCGTTGCCTCATCGTCACTGACGATCGGCGGCATCCTCCGACATCTCACACTTGTCGAAGAGAGCTGGTTCGTTGAAGTGCTGCAGGGCAAAGAGCTGGGCGAACCGTGGTCGAGCGTCGATTGGAACACCGATCGCGATTGGGATTTCGAGTCCGCCGCTGGGATGACTGCGGAAGAACTCCTAGTTGTCCACGAACAGTCATGTGAGGTCTCCCGTGGAATCCTCGCCGAGGTGGTCAATCTGGACACGCGCACCGAACGGTGTGACAGCGACGGAGAGAAGTTCAACGTCCGGTGGGTCCTCATCCACCTCATCGAAGAGTATGCCCGGCATGCGGGCCACGCCGACCTCCTCCGCGAAGACATCGATGGTGAGATCGGCGACTGA
- a CDS encoding S1 family peptidase, with the protein MQKKLVQSSLAISAAAALGLSGALVASPAMADNAPQKLDLQSEAHVQKALSGIEGVNAYGTEGGELSIGVAKKTDDIKKLEKQYQNIKVTEGVKELKPYAKNDLVGGAGYLVKAGESGGACSTGFSGWDGDGKPVVLTAGHCSKIINEQTNDFDGDTTVDQTEKPSTSEANGGEGFQASGDGVIGKWGFHNFGGDLLEGADQDKWPEPSESDIDFAVINVDESKYNVKNGITDWSTADEDDLAKSTTEITDVGEHKEGAISKSGRTTGKTEGEVLPRSEYDFDYQNVGGRWVHGFGVTTPIDKPFSQPGDSGGGVYQGSTAVGVISGGGDLDANTSFTWVADLDHSLEESGTDFNLEKPGEETPEAPAAPKAEDQTIEPEGKIKGKAEAGAEVEVKWEAAEDEKGAQVKTQADKNGSETAKADKNGNFSVEGPEAEGDYNVTAAATVDGEKSEPTEFDVTVEKDESETPAPVEREISVDPKEIAASDFVKEDKGVTITVKGFDEGEKVTLEVANGPEGVEGIELDETANENGAAAFSIYGTSAENAEAYLGKYDVEVAGANDTEDESALTGSFEVVADEDGSGGGSGGDDDGNNDDGNADGGAGDGNDDDGNGDGGSDLPRTGAELTGLAAGAGLLLVGGTAIVLTMRRKNNN; encoded by the coding sequence ATGCAGAAGAAACTCGTGCAGAGTTCGCTGGCAATCAGTGCCGCAGCGGCGCTGGGCCTGAGCGGCGCGCTCGTCGCCTCACCGGCGATGGCCGACAACGCTCCGCAGAAGCTGGACCTCCAGAGTGAAGCTCACGTCCAGAAGGCACTGTCCGGTATCGAAGGCGTCAACGCCTACGGCACCGAGGGCGGCGAGCTCAGCATCGGCGTTGCCAAGAAGACCGACGATATCAAGAAGCTCGAGAAGCAGTACCAGAACATCAAGGTCACCGAGGGCGTCAAGGAACTGAAGCCCTACGCGAAGAACGACCTCGTCGGCGGTGCCGGCTACCTCGTCAAGGCCGGCGAGAGCGGCGGAGCCTGCTCGACCGGTTTCTCCGGCTGGGACGGAGACGGCAAGCCCGTCGTCCTCACCGCCGGACACTGCTCGAAGATCATCAACGAACAGACCAATGACTTCGACGGTGACACCACCGTCGACCAGACCGAAAAGCCTTCGACCTCTGAGGCCAACGGCGGAGAAGGCTTCCAGGCTTCCGGCGACGGCGTCATCGGCAAGTGGGGCTTCCACAACTTCGGCGGCGACCTGCTCGAAGGTGCCGACCAGGACAAGTGGCCTGAGCCCAGCGAGTCCGACATCGACTTCGCAGTGATCAATGTCGACGAGTCGAAGTACAACGTCAAGAACGGCATCACCGACTGGTCCACCGCCGATGAGGACGACCTGGCCAAGTCGACCACCGAGATCACCGACGTCGGTGAACACAAGGAAGGCGCGATCAGCAAGTCCGGTCGTACCACCGGTAAGACCGAAGGCGAGGTTCTGCCGCGCTCGGAATACGACTTCGACTACCAGAACGTCGGCGGCCGCTGGGTTCACGGATTCGGTGTGACTACTCCGATCGACAAGCCCTTCTCGCAGCCGGGAGACTCCGGCGGCGGCGTGTATCAGGGCAGCACCGCTGTCGGTGTCATCTCCGGCGGCGGCGACCTCGACGCGAACACGTCGTTCACCTGGGTTGCCGACCTCGATCATTCGCTCGAGGAGTCCGGCACGGACTTCAACCTCGAGAAGCCGGGCGAGGAGACCCCTGAGGCTCCTGCGGCTCCGAAGGCCGAAGATCAGACCATCGAGCCCGAAGGCAAGATCAAGGGCAAGGCCGAGGCCGGCGCCGAGGTCGAGGTGAAGTGGGAAGCCGCTGAAGACGAAAAAGGTGCCCAGGTCAAGACCCAGGCTGACAAGAATGGTTCTGAAACCGCCAAAGCCGACAAGAATGGAAACTTCTCGGTCGAAGGGCCCGAGGCAGAGGGCGACTACAACGTCACTGCGGCTGCGACCGTTGACGGAGAGAAGTCCGAGCCGACCGAGTTCGATGTGACCGTCGAGAAGGACGAATCCGAGACCCCTGCTCCTGTCGAGCGTGAGATCAGCGTGGACCCCAAGGAGATCGCGGCTTCTGACTTCGTGAAGGAAGACAAGGGCGTGACGATCACGGTCAAGGGCTTCGATGAGGGCGAGAAGGTGACTCTCGAGGTTGCCAACGGACCCGAGGGCGTCGAAGGCATCGAGCTGGATGAGACCGCGAATGAGAACGGCGCTGCCGCCTTCTCGATCTACGGCACCAGTGCCGAGAACGCCGAGGCCTACCTCGGTAAGTACGACGTCGAGGTCGCTGGCGCCAACGACACCGAGGATGAGTCGGCACTGACCGGTTCGTTCGAGGTTGTTGCTGACGAAGACGGCTCCGGTGGCGGAAGCGGCGGCGACGATGACGGCAACAACGACGACGGCAATGCCGATGGCGGAGCCGGCGACGGAAATGACGATGATGGAAACGGTGACGGTGGGTCTGACCTGCCTCGCACCGGTGCCGAGCTGACGGGCTTGGCTGCCGGAGCCGGACTGCTCCTCGTGGGCGGAACCGCAATCGTTCTGACCATGCGTCGCAAGAACAACAACTGA
- a CDS encoding META domain-containing protein, with the protein MPNHTTLRTLAAARPASRLALGLAALALTLPLAACDTGVDPRNPSSPAPTESTETASPSEDASEPDPTGRWTSPEKGDPFLEFADDGSLEGSDGCNAIVTSWKAEGDEIVIDSFMSTQKACAGVDTWLSKASTATIEGDVMKVKDSNGKVIGGLEKEDK; encoded by the coding sequence ATGCCGAACCACACAACGCTTCGCACCCTGGCCGCTGCGAGACCTGCCTCGAGACTCGCGCTCGGACTCGCCGCCCTCGCACTCACGCTGCCGTTGGCGGCCTGCGACACCGGCGTCGACCCACGGAACCCCAGTTCCCCCGCTCCCACCGAATCCACCGAAACTGCGTCCCCCAGCGAAGACGCCTCCGAGCCGGACCCCACCGGCAGATGGACCTCGCCGGAAAAGGGCGACCCGTTCCTCGAATTCGCTGACGACGGCTCCCTCGAAGGTTCTGACGGCTGCAATGCGATCGTCACCAGCTGGAAAGCCGAAGGCGATGAGATCGTCATCGATTCATTCATGTCGACGCAGAAAGCATGCGCCGGCGTCGACACCTGGCTGAGCAAGGCGTCGACAGCCACCATCGAAGGCGATGTCATGAAGGTCAAGGACAGCAATGGGAAAGTCATCGGCGGACTGGAGAAGGAAGACAAATGA
- a CDS encoding META domain-containing protein, with protein sequence MTQELIGRWVAETNERAFLEFSEDGSLRGSDGANNLVTSWSTEPEGVMIRSSLMTLKAAPGMLTWVPKARRVEADGDRLHLFDAGENHLGDLHRQPPGATHKLGGR encoded by the coding sequence ATGACACAGGAACTCATCGGCCGCTGGGTGGCCGAGACGAACGAACGAGCCTTCCTCGAATTCTCCGAGGACGGCTCATTGCGCGGCAGCGACGGCGCCAACAACCTCGTGACCTCATGGTCGACCGAGCCCGAGGGCGTGATGATCAGATCCTCGCTCATGACGCTCAAAGCCGCCCCCGGAATGCTCACATGGGTTCCCAAGGCCAGGCGAGTCGAAGCCGACGGCGACCGTCTGCACCTCTTCGACGCAGGCGAGAACCACCTCGGCGATCTTCATCGTCAGCCGCCGGGCGCCACCCACAAGCTCGGCGGTCGGTAG
- a CDS encoding DUF808 domain-containing protein, producing MAGGLIALLDDVAAIVKLSAASLDDVAAGASRAGAKAAGVVIDDAAVTPKFVEGVDPKRELPIIQRIALGSLFNKLVIILPVILLLSQFLPWLLTPLLMIGGTYLCFEGAEKVGEKLGWIAHHEKETPAAEKTTDGAAAEKKVVRSAITTDFVLSCEIMVIALNEVAGESLTSRAVILAVVGIAITVGVYGVVALIVKMDDIGLHMAKKDSPGQQKFGRFLVEAMPKLLALLSVVGTFAMLWVGGHIILVGIDELGFHALYGFVHHLEEPVAAIAAIGGFLGWLVNTFFSLILGAIWGGIVVAVVIGARALFTGHRTSGESNAVTEAAPHPDQTQS from the coding sequence ATGGCCGGGGGTCTGATCGCACTCCTTGACGACGTCGCCGCGATCGTCAAACTCTCAGCTGCCAGCCTCGACGATGTCGCCGCCGGTGCCTCACGCGCCGGCGCCAAAGCTGCGGGCGTCGTCATCGATGATGCGGCAGTGACGCCGAAGTTCGTCGAAGGAGTGGACCCGAAACGCGAGCTGCCGATCATCCAGCGCATCGCGTTGGGGTCGCTCTTCAACAAGCTCGTCATCATTCTGCCGGTCATCCTGCTGCTCAGCCAGTTCCTGCCCTGGCTCCTCACCCCGCTGCTCATGATCGGCGGCACCTATCTGTGTTTCGAGGGTGCAGAGAAGGTCGGTGAGAAGCTCGGGTGGATTGCTCACCACGAGAAGGAGACCCCCGCCGCTGAGAAGACGACCGATGGCGCAGCAGCGGAGAAGAAGGTCGTCCGGTCGGCCATCACCACCGACTTCGTCCTCAGCTGCGAGATCATGGTCATCGCCCTCAACGAGGTGGCCGGTGAGTCCCTGACCAGCCGTGCCGTCATCCTCGCCGTCGTCGGCATTGCGATCACCGTCGGCGTCTACGGTGTCGTCGCGCTCATCGTGAAGATGGATGACATCGGTCTGCACATGGCGAAGAAGGACTCCCCCGGACAGCAGAAGTTCGGTCGGTTCCTCGTCGAAGCCATGCCGAAGCTGCTCGCGCTGCTCTCCGTCGTCGGCACCTTCGCCATGCTATGGGTCGGAGGCCACATCATCCTCGTCGGCATCGATGAACTCGGCTTCCACGCACTCTACGGCTTCGTCCACCACCTCGAAGAACCCGTCGCCGCGATCGCGGCCATCGGCGGATTCCTCGGCTGGCTGGTCAATACGTTCTTCTCCCTCATCCTCGGCGCGATCTGGGGAGGGATCGTCGTCGCCGTCGTCATCGGCGCCAGAGCACTGTTCACAGGCCATAGGACCTCGGGCGAATCGAACGCCGTCACCGAGGCGGCACCGCATCCGGATCAGACTCAGTCGTAG
- a CDS encoding VOC family protein, protein MASLSSLSITFDCLDVEAQSIFWAELLGAEIDPGANEFVASIGGVHNAESVTPGMLFLKVDERAEGKNPLHIDLDDPHYPADVDRAVSLGAQKLASFDEYGIEWTTLKDPEGNLFDIGRRKLD, encoded by the coding sequence ATGGCGTCTCTGTCTTCTCTGAGCATCACCTTCGACTGCCTCGATGTGGAAGCACAATCGATCTTCTGGGCGGAACTTCTCGGCGCCGAAATCGATCCCGGCGCCAATGAATTCGTCGCAAGCATCGGGGGAGTCCACAACGCAGAATCAGTGACCCCGGGGATGCTCTTCCTCAAGGTCGACGAACGTGCGGAGGGGAAGAACCCACTGCATATCGACCTCGACGACCCGCACTATCCCGCAGATGTCGACCGTGCCGTCTCCTTGGGTGCGCAGAAGCTCGCGTCCTTCGATGAATACGGGATCGAATGGACGACCTTGAAAGATCCCGAAGGAAACCTCTTCGACATCGGCCGGCGAAAACTAGACTGA